DNA sequence from the Brienomyrus brachyistius isolate T26 chromosome 18, BBRACH_0.4, whole genome shotgun sequence genome:
ACGGGGATTGCGCCCCTGGGATCTAGCCTGGGTGAGCGCGTGCATTAAAACGCGCGTCGTTCTAGAATTTACAGTCGCTTATCAATCATTTTCATCGTTCTGTGCATGGTGAGGGACTTATTTGCTCTCTTCCGACAACGAATCCTTATAACGTATACGGTATCGATTATTTTTGGTTGATTTTAGCAGATATGTCATACTATATTAGAAAAATACAGTTTTGAGCTGTACGATTAAATCGCCATTTATTAGGTAGTGCCCATTATAAGTTATGTTTTAGTGTAAAGTGTTATCCACATCAAACAGCgtaacataaaataaaattcttTTGATTTACAGATAAAATGGCCACCAAACGACCCCACTCCGATAGTGTCGACGAATCTCCGTCGAAGAAAAGGAGAAAGAGTCAGGAAGCACAGACTAGCGAAGCGCAGACTGCCGAAGCGCCTCGCCGTGACACCCAAGAACTGGGTTTCAAAATGCCCCGCAAAGGTTTGAATCAACAGATGACTGTCTTTGAGAGAGAATGAGAATTATAACTAAAAAAGTTAACTTATTCTGACAGTAGCATCTAATAGGAAAACTAATGATAATGCAGATTTAACACACCAAACTATAGGATAGGTATGCAGTAATGAAATATTAATGCATGCTATTTAAAATTAATGGTGAAGTATCTACAAGTCTGTTCTCATAGAGAAAGTGCCATATGGATTCTTTTCTTCAAGTGTACCTGTCTAATGTTGTAGAACCTTTGGAGGAGCTTTATCTGAAGGGGAAGCTCCTCGGGCAAGGTGGTTTTGGAGCTGTCTATGCCGGAAGTCGGAAGAGCGATGGCCTCCCAGTAAGTCCCTAAGTGGTGTGATCACAACATGCATAGTGATATCTGTCCAGAGATCCATCTTATCCTGTAAAGTGTGACACCATCTCAATGcactgatttttttcctcctttaggTGGCCATAAAGTATGCCAGAAAGGGTGGCATGCAGATAGAAATGGTAAGTGTCCTCAGCCATGGAGCTGGGTTTCTTTAGATGAATTTCTGCCTAAACAGTTACAGCTCTTggttaagctcaaagctgcagggattttaggaactgtagcagtttggattgaaaactggttaactggCATGAAGCAGTGAGTAAtaattagaggcacaatgtcacagtgggcctgcattcacagtggggtaccgcagggttcaattttaggaccactattgttcctaatttacatcaaTGATATTGAcagcaatatatacagtaaactgattaaatttgcagacgacaccaaggtgggtgatgtagcaggtactgatctagcagtagagaggctacaacgtgatctggatttaattagcgactgggctgatacctggcagatgaaatttaacttgaatctgtttagcctagagcaaaggagactaaggggggatatgatccaggtatataagattctaacagatctggatgctgttcagccaaatggctatttcaatattaatttaaatactagaactcgtggccataggtggaaattggtgggagaacattttaaactgaatttgagaaagcacttctttactcaGCGTGTAGTtaaagtatggaatagtcttcctgctagtgtagcgcaagctaaaaccctgtgttcctttaaatcagagctagataagattttaacaactctgacctATTAGTTaacttctccccaaacaagcttgatgggccagatggcttcctctcgtttgtacatttcttatgttcttaacatATGTACATCCCCTTCATAGCTTGGAGTTGATGAGCCCGTCCCCATGGAGGTGGCCATAATGACCCTCGTCAGCCTTCCGGCACCCTGCAAAAATATCATTAAGCTCATTGACTGGTTTGTTGGGGTCAATGACTATATCCTAGTTTTGGAAAGGCCGGACCCATGCCTGGATCTCCATGAATTTTGCCACACCAAAGGAGGATTCCTCACGGAAGAAGTGGCAAAGCATGTGCTGCTACAGGTTCTCCGCGCTTTGCGTCACTGCCAGGACTCTAACGTCCTACATCGCGACCTGAAGCCGGAGAACCTCCTAATTAATACAGACAGTTTAGAAGTCAAACTGATCGACTTTGGATGTGGAGATGTATGGATGGACGATGCCTACAGGGAATTTGCAGGTCAGTAAGAAAGGTTAATTAATAGCCTGTCATTCTGGGTTAGTAGCAGGTAGTGTTTAACCCAGTGTTCAACAAAACTAGATTTGTGATTAAACTCCCTGTAGGGAAGTTGGATTTGTATTCTTGGGTCCTAATCTGGCTTGCTTCAGTAAAAATACCCAGCTGTACGAAAAGGTTTGTGAAATTTTCACCTTGTCGTTTCAGGGACAAATGCCTACGCTcccccagagtggttccggaaACGGAAATACAGAGCTGGCCCCGCCACGGTCTGGTCAGTGGGGGTCACGCTCTTTGAGCTGGTGTGCGGCTAC
Encoded proteins:
- the LOC125713312 gene encoding serine/threonine-protein kinase pim-3-like isoform X3 — its product is MATKRPHSDSVDESPSKKRRKSQEAQTSEAQTAEAPRRDTQELGFKMPRKEPLEELYLKGKLLGQGGFGAVYAGSRKSDGLPVAIKYARKGGMQIEMLGVDEPVPMEVAIMTLVSLPAPCKNIIKLIDWFVGVNDYILVLERPDPCLDLHEFCHTKGGFLTEEVAKHVLLQVLRALRHCQDSNVLHRDLKPENLLINTDSLEVKLIDFGCGDVWMDDAYREFAGTNAYAPPEWFRKRKYRAGPATVWSVGVTLFELVCGYLPFRRKRALVSGHLKFPTWVSPNCRNLIEQCLTLKVADRLTMEDIELHPWLK